The Sorangiineae bacterium MSr11367 genome window below encodes:
- a CDS encoding MFS transporter has translation MTSIDIDSSSLETATARAAQPLSRYVTLLFSVACGLAVANVYFAQPLLDAIALQFGIEHAIVGIVVTTTQIGYGLGLLLLVPLGDLLNRRRLIVIQSSLSAIALVAVGVAPTGASLLAAMAAIGFLAVVTQVLVALAATLAGPAQRGHVVGIVTSGIVTGILLARTVAGVLADIAGWRSVYFLSAALTVAITTLLYRALPARDLERASTPYPKLIASVFRLFVEEPVLRIRAILAMLTFASVTVLWTPMVLPLSAPPLSLSHTEIGLFGLAGAAGAIAASQAGSLADRGYERWVTALSLSLMLVSWLPIGLMQRSLWALGVGVVFFDMGIQATHVASQSMIYSVLPPDTHSRLTAGYMIFYSIGSATGSIVATATYARGGWPAVCALGAGINALALLFWAITCRYTPSSWGSASEEPHASSS, from the coding sequence ATGACATCCATCGATATCGACTCATCTTCCCTCGAAACCGCGACAGCGCGCGCTGCCCAACCGCTGTCGCGGTACGTGACCTTGCTCTTTTCCGTCGCCTGCGGCCTCGCCGTGGCCAATGTTTACTTTGCCCAACCGTTGCTCGATGCCATCGCGCTTCAATTCGGCATCGAGCATGCCATCGTCGGCATCGTGGTGACCACGACGCAGATCGGTTACGGGCTGGGGCTGCTGCTGCTCGTGCCGCTCGGCGATCTCCTGAATCGACGGCGGCTGATCGTGATTCAATCGAGCCTCTCCGCCATCGCGCTGGTCGCGGTGGGGGTCGCGCCCACCGGCGCCTCGTTGCTGGCCGCCATGGCGGCCATCGGCTTCCTTGCCGTGGTCACGCAGGTTCTGGTCGCACTGGCGGCGACGCTGGCGGGGCCGGCACAACGAGGCCATGTCGTCGGCATCGTGACCAGCGGCATCGTGACAGGCATTCTTTTGGCACGCACGGTGGCCGGGGTGCTCGCCGACATCGCGGGATGGCGGTCGGTGTACTTCCTGTCTGCCGCCTTGACGGTGGCGATTACCACGTTGCTCTACCGCGCATTGCCAGCGCGCGACCTCGAGAGAGCCTCCACGCCGTATCCCAAGCTGATTGCGTCCGTGTTCCGGCTGTTCGTGGAGGAGCCGGTGCTGCGCATCCGGGCGATCCTGGCGATGCTCACGTTTGCATCGGTCACCGTGCTGTGGACCCCCATGGTTCTTCCCCTCAGTGCCCCGCCCCTGTCCCTTTCGCACACGGAGATTGGCTTGTTCGGACTTGCCGGCGCGGCCGGCGCGATCGCGGCATCCCAGGCCGGATCGCTGGCCGATCGCGGCTACGAACGCTGGGTAACGGCGCTCAGTTTGTCCCTCATGTTGGTCTCGTGGCTGCCGATCGGCCTGATGCAGCGGAGCCTGTGGGCGCTCGGCGTGGGTGTGGTGTTCTTCGACATGGGCATCCAAGCCACGCACGTCGCCAGCCAAAGCATGATTTACAGCGTTCTACCGCCCGATACGCACAGCCGGCTCACCGCGGGCTACATGATTTTCTATTCCATTGGCAGTGCCACCGGATCCATCGTGGCCACCGCGACGTACGCGCGAGGTGGTTGGCCCGCCGTGTGTGCACTGGGCGCGGGCATCAATGCCTTGGCGCTGCTGTTCTGGGCCATCACCTGCCGCTATACCCCCAGCTCTTGGGGCAGCGCGTCCGAGGAACCCCATGCCTCTTCCTCCTAA
- a CDS encoding FAD-dependent oxidoreductase, translating into MPLPPNFQVRLIDSRKLSPSVRELTFEREDGAAFAFDAGQWLSLVLPRPDGEIRRSYSIASHPSASPSFQLAVTKVDGGPGSTYLHELSRGATLTAIGPQGFFSRPLDKTGPSLFVATGTGVTPLRSMIRAAVETGHTLPMWLVFGVRHEGDICYRDEFAELARKHPNIRFVPTLSRADDTWSGARGYVQTHVPTLWNDLTALGLGTPHAYICGLKRMVSTVRDLLRNDMAIPRGHVHSERYD; encoded by the coding sequence ATGCCTCTTCCTCCTAACTTCCAAGTCCGCCTGATTGATAGTCGAAAGCTCTCACCCTCCGTCCGTGAGCTCACCTTCGAGCGCGAGGACGGCGCTGCCTTCGCGTTCGATGCCGGTCAGTGGCTTAGTTTGGTTCTTCCGAGGCCAGACGGCGAAATCCGACGCAGCTACTCCATTGCTTCGCATCCTTCGGCGTCGCCGTCGTTTCAGCTCGCCGTCACCAAAGTGGACGGGGGGCCGGGGTCGACGTATTTGCACGAGCTCTCGCGCGGCGCGACCTTGACCGCCATCGGCCCGCAGGGATTCTTTTCGCGCCCCCTCGACAAGACGGGCCCCTCGCTCTTCGTGGCCACGGGCACGGGCGTCACGCCTCTGCGCAGCATGATACGGGCGGCCGTCGAGACGGGGCATACGTTGCCCATGTGGCTCGTCTTCGGGGTCCGCCACGAGGGCGATATCTGCTACCGGGACGAATTCGCGGAGCTGGCGCGGAAGCACCCGAACATCCGCTTCGTCCCCACGCTTTCGCGGGCCGACGACACTTGGAGCGGGGCCCGCGGATACGTGCAAACCCATGTCCCCACGCTCTGGAACGATCTCACGGCGCTAGGCCTCGGCACTCCGCACGCGTACATCTGCGGATTGAAGCGCATGGTCAGCACCGTCCGCGATCTGCTTCGCAACGACATGGCCATTCCCCGGGGCCACGTGCACTCCGAGCGATACGACTGA
- a CDS encoding CGNR zinc finger domain-containing protein — protein sequence MLLFLGSHPALDFLNTRYGPHGQVVECIGDGRSLVDWLVGAGLVDAAGATKMKRRLGQEALDTASEEARRVREWARGWIARWAEAPTADYGRELVVLNGLLGRATSRREVVLSEGRLQLTESHRIESAEELLAMVALQIALLITNEEPALIKECASSACTLSFLDRTKSHRRLFCSATVCGNRAKVAAFRERQRKND from the coding sequence ATGCTCCTCTTTCTCGGCAGCCACCCCGCATTGGATTTTCTCAACACGCGATACGGCCCACATGGGCAGGTGGTCGAGTGCATCGGCGACGGCCGTTCCTTGGTCGATTGGCTCGTTGGCGCAGGCTTGGTGGACGCCGCGGGCGCGACCAAGATGAAGCGCCGCTTGGGGCAGGAGGCGCTGGATACGGCCTCCGAGGAGGCGAGGCGCGTTCGCGAATGGGCGCGCGGCTGGATCGCACGTTGGGCGGAAGCGCCGACGGCCGACTACGGTCGCGAATTGGTCGTGCTCAATGGTCTGCTCGGGCGGGCAACGTCGCGGCGCGAGGTCGTGCTCTCCGAGGGGCGTCTTCAGCTCACGGAGAGCCATCGCATCGAATCCGCGGAGGAATTGCTCGCCATGGTGGCCCTGCAGATCGCGTTGCTGATCACGAACGAGGAGCCCGCGCTCATCAAAGAATGCGCCAGTTCGGCCTGTACGCTCTCATTTCTGGACCGCACGAAGTCGCATCGACGACTGTTCTGTAGTGCAACCGTCTGTGGAAATCGCGCGAAGGTGGCGGCGTTTCGAGAACGGCAGCGCAAGAACGACTGA
- a CDS encoding alpha/beta fold hydrolase: MKRRLSSVTAVAALGMLSALSACSKDNTKIANPAGDAESSGAQVAAKPAPAPAEKRHAGLPVTHHRTAKVDGVDIFYRESGSKDAPAVVLLHGFPTSSHMFRNLIPVLADRYHVIAPDYPGFGNSAMPDRKQFQYGFGKFAELVDGLLDQLGAKRYALYVQDYGAPVGYRLALRHPERVSALVVQNGNAYEEGLREFWAPIKAYWADGSQKHRDALRAGTTLAATKSQYLDGCKDPSRVDPEAWLHDQTLLDRPGNVEIQLDLFKDYATNVALYPKFQNFFRERHPPTLIVWGRNDVIFPPEGAHPYLRDLPDAELHLLDSGHFALEDKGDEIAGLMGDFLDRKIPRQ; this comes from the coding sequence ATGAAACGCAGGCTTTCTTCAGTGACCGCGGTCGCTGCGCTCGGCATGCTCAGCGCGCTTTCCGCGTGCAGCAAGGACAACACCAAAATTGCGAATCCGGCTGGCGACGCCGAATCGTCGGGAGCTCAAGTCGCGGCCAAGCCCGCGCCGGCCCCCGCGGAGAAGCGACACGCCGGATTGCCCGTTACCCATCACCGCACGGCCAAGGTCGATGGCGTCGATATTTTCTATCGCGAAAGCGGTAGCAAGGACGCTCCTGCCGTCGTGCTGTTGCACGGGTTTCCGACGTCGTCGCACATGTTCCGCAATCTGATTCCCGTGCTGGCCGACCGCTACCACGTGATTGCGCCGGACTACCCCGGTTTCGGTAACAGCGCGATGCCGGACCGCAAGCAGTTTCAATATGGCTTCGGGAAGTTTGCCGAACTGGTCGATGGGCTGCTCGATCAGCTCGGGGCCAAGCGCTATGCGCTTTACGTGCAAGACTACGGCGCCCCCGTCGGCTACCGGCTGGCGCTCCGCCACCCCGAGCGGGTGAGCGCGCTGGTGGTGCAGAACGGCAATGCCTACGAGGAGGGTCTGCGCGAGTTCTGGGCCCCCATCAAAGCCTACTGGGCTGACGGCTCGCAGAAGCATCGCGACGCGTTGCGTGCGGGAACGACGCTTGCCGCGACCAAATCGCAATACCTCGATGGTTGCAAAGACCCGTCGCGCGTGGATCCCGAAGCGTGGCTGCACGACCAGACGTTGCTCGACCGCCCCGGCAATGTGGAAATTCAGCTCGATTTGTTCAAGGATTATGCGACCAACGTCGCGCTCTACCCGAAGTTCCAGAACTTTTTCCGCGAGCGTCACCCGCCCACGCTGATCGTCTGGGGACGCAACGACGTCATCTTCCCGCCGGAAGGTGCGCACCCCTACCTGCGCGATCTACCCGACGCGGAGCTGCACCTGCTCGACAGCGGCCACTTTGCCCTGGAGGACAAGGGCGACGAGATTGCCGGCTTGATGGGCGATTTTCTGGACCGGAAGATTCCGCGCCAGTAA
- a CDS encoding aldo/keto reductase, whose product MEPRISDDLVLKAIAQRMDETPAHVALAWAVQRGTAFLTTSTNPDHIRENFEISPLPAEALQEIRNGMPGFIPQVPPPPR is encoded by the coding sequence ATGGAGCCGCGCATATCCGACGATCTGGTGTTGAAAGCCATTGCGCAGCGCATGGACGAGACGCCTGCTCACGTTGCACTTGCCTGGGCCGTGCAACGCGGCACGGCCTTCCTCACGACCTCGACGAATCCCGATCACATTCGGGAAAATTTCGAAATTTCGCCACTCCCCGCGGAAGCGTTGCAGGAGATCCGGAATGGCATGCCCGGCTTCATTCCGCAGGTGCCGCCTCCGCCCAGATGA
- a CDS encoding DUF3772 domain-containing protein gives MSKPLLRIVLSAVCFWLSAIATAPVALAAPPAAVSTSASAGSNGPPVPTLKELQAQEDRLKQQVSTATGRKQLDDLVDDIQGLGANVDKLNEKLAPERAQVQDQLDVLGPPPRAGEEPEAQAIADQRASLIAQGARLDDELKQAAGTKEGLANLTQQIAKMRRTLMRNQLVLQSGSILGPTFWAPLFKLEPADELRLHGFSDEVAAQWQSVWRKGQRGLTSFLLLAALALWLLGGRLLERGLAWVCLHRIPEGRLRRSLLAFATAFASVLATALAMQLAYFAVARAQPFTPILEEFADELVKVAITCAMIAGLGRALLCTERPSWRLSAMADPVARALKPFPRILAGLLMVSGALEQLNRAVDTSVPVTVFGRGLVALVVVLTIGASLLRANRVRGALAAAGEAPEARSTLTGLVHAGVTLTVTIAFAALLIGYIAIARFLTYELVWFDIVLCTYYLLTKLSQDIFESLFSAQNSSGKTIKHLFGLDDSHLAQASTVLSGVSTSLLLLLAVLALLQGGVGATPAILVNSIVSAFGNDQLNKMNIAPSHIVNAIIALSVGIYLLRAVRKWFDDDLLPKTGMDLGLRASLVTLFSNIGYVVIVLVTLAILGVKWDNLTWIVSALSVGIGFGLQEIVKNFVSGIILLTERPVKVGDMVSISGVEGDIRRINVRATEIQLGDRSIVIVPNSQLISQNLRNVTMGNRSQGVATLMLTFPLDSDPEQLRDLLLDAYRQHPAILEAPAPSVTFSQLTHDGITLSVTGYVASPRITANTKSDLLFEILKRLRAANISLSNPQMLMVQNQPPAQS, from the coding sequence ATGTCAAAGCCCCTACTTCGCATCGTCCTGTCGGCCGTTTGCTTTTGGCTCTCGGCCATCGCCACCGCGCCCGTTGCATTGGCCGCGCCGCCAGCAGCGGTCTCGACATCGGCCTCGGCCGGCAGCAACGGCCCGCCCGTCCCCACGCTCAAGGAGTTGCAGGCGCAGGAGGACCGGCTCAAGCAGCAAGTTTCGACGGCTACGGGGCGCAAGCAGCTCGACGACCTCGTCGACGATATCCAGGGTCTCGGGGCCAATGTCGACAAACTGAACGAGAAGCTCGCCCCGGAGCGCGCTCAAGTTCAAGACCAGCTCGATGTACTGGGACCGCCTCCGAGGGCAGGGGAGGAGCCGGAGGCGCAAGCCATCGCCGACCAGCGCGCGAGCCTCATCGCCCAAGGAGCACGGCTCGACGACGAACTCAAACAAGCGGCCGGCACCAAGGAGGGCCTGGCCAACCTGACCCAGCAGATCGCGAAAATGCGGCGCACCCTGATGAGAAATCAGCTCGTGCTGCAGTCGGGGAGCATCCTCGGGCCGACCTTCTGGGCGCCGCTCTTCAAGCTCGAACCGGCCGACGAGCTGCGTCTGCACGGATTCAGCGACGAGGTTGCGGCGCAATGGCAATCGGTCTGGCGGAAGGGGCAGCGCGGACTCACCTCGTTCCTGTTGCTCGCCGCGCTCGCCCTGTGGCTGCTCGGCGGCCGTCTGCTCGAACGCGGCCTCGCGTGGGTCTGCCTCCACCGCATTCCCGAAGGACGATTGCGCCGCAGCTTGCTCGCATTCGCCACGGCTTTTGCCTCGGTGCTCGCCACCGCGCTGGCCATGCAGCTCGCCTATTTCGCGGTGGCCCGCGCCCAGCCGTTCACCCCCATCCTCGAGGAATTCGCCGACGAACTCGTCAAAGTCGCCATCACGTGCGCGATGATCGCGGGGCTCGGTCGGGCGCTGTTGTGCACGGAGCGTCCCAGCTGGCGATTGTCGGCGATGGCCGATCCGGTTGCACGCGCGCTGAAGCCGTTTCCGCGCATTCTCGCAGGGCTCCTGATGGTATCGGGGGCGCTGGAGCAATTGAACAGGGCCGTCGACACGAGCGTGCCCGTCACCGTGTTCGGACGCGGGTTGGTCGCCCTCGTCGTGGTGCTGACCATCGGCGCGTCGCTGCTGCGCGCGAATCGGGTGCGCGGCGCGCTCGCCGCCGCGGGCGAGGCGCCGGAAGCGCGGTCGACGCTGACCGGGCTCGTTCATGCCGGCGTCACGCTGACGGTGACGATCGCCTTCGCCGCGCTGCTGATCGGCTACATCGCGATTGCGCGATTCCTGACGTACGAGCTCGTTTGGTTCGATATCGTGCTGTGCACGTATTACCTATTGACGAAGCTCTCGCAGGATATCTTCGAGAGCCTCTTCTCCGCCCAGAATTCGAGCGGCAAGACCATCAAGCACCTGTTCGGTCTCGACGATTCGCACCTCGCGCAAGCCTCGACGGTGCTCTCCGGTGTCAGCACCAGCTTGCTGCTGCTCCTCGCCGTCCTCGCGCTGCTCCAAGGCGGGGTCGGGGCGACCCCCGCGATTCTCGTCAACAGCATCGTGAGCGCGTTCGGCAACGATCAGCTGAACAAGATGAATATCGCGCCCTCGCACATCGTGAACGCGATCATCGCCCTCTCGGTGGGGATCTACCTGCTCCGCGCGGTGCGCAAATGGTTCGACGACGACCTGCTGCCCAAAACCGGCATGGACCTCGGCCTGCGCGCGTCGCTGGTCACGCTTTTCAGCAACATCGGCTACGTCGTGATCGTGCTGGTGACCTTGGCGATCCTCGGCGTCAAATGGGACAACCTCACCTGGATCGTCAGCGCACTTTCGGTCGGAATCGGCTTCGGCTTGCAGGAGATCGTCAAGAATTTCGTCTCGGGGATCATCCTGCTCACCGAGCGCCCCGTGAAAGTGGGTGACATGGTGAGCATCAGCGGCGTCGAGGGGGATATCCGGCGCATCAACGTGCGTGCCACCGAGATCCAATTGGGCGACCGGTCCATCGTGATCGTGCCGAATTCGCAGCTCATTTCGCAGAATCTCCGCAACGTGACGATGGGCAATCGGTCGCAGGGCGTCGCTACCTTGATGCTCACCTTCCCACTCGACAGCGATCCCGAGCAGCTGCGCGATCTGCTGCTCGACGCCTACCGCCAGCATCCCGCGATCCTGGAGGCCCCGGCCCCGTCGGTCACGTTCAGTCAGCTCACGCACGACGGTATCACGTTGAGCGTAACGGGCTACGTCGCGAGCCCCCGCATCACCGCCAACACGAAGAGCGATCTGCTGTTCGAGATCCTGAAGCGGCTGCGGGCGGCGAACATTTCGCTCTCGAATCCGCAAATGCTGATGGTGCAAAACCAGCCGCCCGCCCAATCGTAG
- a CDS encoding asparagine synthase-related protein has translation MKFVCAYRPSGGPVTEADLAPFARALGHDPPAVYAGPFAAAGACIAEHGARIAVGNAYMGYGRRLPAILNELGDERVERWIGDFGVVVFDRASRQILAMRDPFGVQSLFTAHARDLVVFSSHLALLERHVSKAYSGEYVIDFLVEGGTRSAGTILRDVRTIPAGSVLAQVGPSRQIRPFWSALDFAARDEDGSSEANDISRFRELFREAVRFNLGGAGETWSQLSGGLDSSSIVCTSTELAREGTPAAELAGTVTIYDDLCDADERVFVDTVTAHTGVDNVKLVGYHAWHGGEAPHADVPSVPNAHHAMRAGMEGAVLSAKGRVLLSGTGSDHYLDGRPFFIADALVRRGISAGARAAFEFAVEEKGSVWTVLGRCGALPLFPAAVQSRFERSGEGFPRFLRKDFLRATSARERFRDARAALGGVGRKFDHSVLRQLAGLPSPIEAERFDHVEMRYPFLYRPLVEHALRTPARSRLRPSSRKWILREAMRGTLPESVRTRRDKGGNTARTLWAMSNERTRWDAWLRDPFVAQLGWIEPAVLRAEIDELVAGRSKELMPVLHALSLEEWLRAREN, from the coding sequence ATGAAGTTCGTATGCGCCTACCGCCCCAGCGGCGGTCCCGTGACGGAGGCCGATTTGGCACCCTTCGCTCGCGCGCTCGGGCATGATCCGCCCGCGGTCTATGCCGGTCCCTTTGCCGCAGCGGGGGCGTGCATCGCCGAGCACGGCGCGCGCATCGCCGTCGGCAATGCGTATATGGGGTACGGCCGCCGTTTGCCCGCCATTTTGAACGAGCTTGGCGACGAGCGCGTCGAGCGATGGATCGGCGACTTCGGCGTCGTGGTCTTCGACCGCGCGTCGCGCCAGATCTTGGCGATGCGCGACCCATTCGGCGTGCAATCGCTGTTTACGGCCCATGCCCGCGATCTCGTCGTGTTCTCCTCGCACCTGGCCCTGCTCGAGCGACACGTGAGCAAGGCGTACTCGGGAGAATACGTCATCGATTTTCTCGTCGAGGGAGGCACGCGATCCGCAGGCACCATTCTTCGAGACGTGCGCACCATCCCGGCGGGAAGCGTGCTCGCGCAAGTCGGCCCATCTCGGCAGATACGGCCATTTTGGTCGGCCTTGGACTTTGCCGCGCGGGATGAAGACGGGTCATCCGAAGCGAACGATATTTCGCGATTTCGAGAGCTCTTTCGCGAGGCGGTGCGTTTCAACCTGGGCGGTGCGGGGGAAACCTGGTCGCAATTGTCGGGCGGCCTCGATTCATCCTCCATCGTGTGCACGTCCACGGAGCTCGCACGCGAGGGCACGCCGGCCGCGGAGCTGGCGGGCACCGTCACCATCTACGACGATCTCTGCGACGCCGACGAGCGCGTCTTCGTGGACACGGTGACGGCACACACGGGGGTGGATAATGTCAAATTGGTCGGGTACCACGCATGGCACGGCGGCGAGGCTCCGCACGCCGACGTGCCCTCGGTGCCCAACGCCCACCACGCGATGCGTGCTGGGATGGAGGGCGCGGTCCTGTCGGCGAAAGGACGCGTGCTTCTCAGTGGCACGGGATCCGATCACTACTTGGACGGCCGCCCGTTCTTCATTGCCGATGCGCTGGTCCGTCGCGGGATCTCCGCAGGCGCACGGGCCGCGTTCGAGTTTGCCGTCGAGGAAAAGGGATCGGTGTGGACGGTGCTCGGTCGATGCGGGGCACTCCCACTTTTTCCGGCGGCGGTTCAATCTCGTTTCGAAAGGTCGGGCGAAGGGTTCCCTCGATTCTTGCGCAAGGACTTCTTGCGTGCCACCTCGGCGCGAGAGCGATTTCGCGATGCACGTGCCGCGCTCGGAGGCGTGGGGAGAAAGTTCGATCATTCCGTACTCCGGCAGCTCGCAGGCCTGCCCAGTCCGATCGAAGCCGAGCGATTCGACCACGTCGAGATGCGCTATCCATTTCTCTACCGTCCTCTCGTCGAGCATGCGCTGCGGACGCCGGCGCGGTCTCGGCTGCGCCCCTCGAGCCGCAAATGGATCCTGCGCGAGGCGATGCGCGGCACGCTTCCCGAGTCGGTGCGTACCCGTCGGGACAAGGGCGGGAATACCGCGCGGACGCTGTGGGCCATGTCCAACGAACGGACGCGATGGGACGCCTGGTTGCGCGATCCCTTCGTCGCGCAGCTCGGATGGATCGAGCCGGCGGTTCTCCGCGCGGAGATTGACGAACTCGTGGCGGGGCGAAGCAAAGAGCTGATGCCGGTCCTGCACGCGCTCTCCCTCGAAGAGTGGCTCCGCGCACGCGAAAACTAA
- a CDS encoding lasso peptide biosynthesis B2 protein: MFSPSGPRVWARRQTVSTLAGPHDAPWRDRTIVLDMRRGRYRRFSGMGSRIWELLEHPARLNDIVERLEDEYDAPRARIGADVQAFLVDLERIGLVETRAIVAAPPAPAECILALAAARTLVKVAGLHRALAVLRAHSRGRPSLVNRDVVEQAVRAMRVAGALYPGRAECLERSMALCFVLRRRGLHARLHFGVDPFYFDGHAWVAHDGQLLDETRETLTTYVPLTDIEL; the protein is encoded by the coding sequence ATGTTTTCGCCTTCGGGACCACGCGTCTGGGCGCGACGCCAAACGGTCTCCACGCTCGCCGGCCCGCACGACGCCCCGTGGCGCGACCGGACCATCGTGCTCGATATGCGGCGAGGCCGTTATCGCCGCTTCTCGGGCATGGGGTCGCGCATTTGGGAACTCCTGGAGCATCCGGCCCGTCTGAACGACATCGTCGAGCGGCTGGAAGACGAATATGATGCACCGCGTGCACGCATCGGTGCCGATGTGCAGGCTTTCCTGGTCGACCTCGAACGCATCGGGCTCGTGGAAACGCGCGCGATCGTCGCCGCTCCGCCCGCGCCGGCGGAGTGCATCCTTGCCCTGGCCGCCGCCCGCACCCTCGTGAAGGTGGCAGGGCTCCATCGCGCGTTGGCCGTCCTTCGAGCGCATTCGCGCGGCCGCCCGTCGCTGGTGAACCGCGATGTCGTGGAGCAGGCGGTGCGTGCGATGCGCGTTGCCGGTGCGCTGTATCCCGGACGCGCCGAGTGCCTCGAGCGTTCGATGGCGCTCTGCTTCGTTCTGCGCCGCAGAGGCCTGCATGCTCGGCTGCATTTCGGAGTCGACCCTTTCTATTTCGACGGGCACGCATGGGTCGCACACGATGGCCAGCTGCTCGATGAAACACGCGAGACGCTGACCACCTATGTGCCATTGACCGATATCGAGCTATGA